In Micromonospora sp. WMMA1363, a genomic segment contains:
- a CDS encoding RusA family crossover junction endodeoxyribonuclease, producing the protein MTAPLLTITAYGLPAPQGSKRHIGRGVMIESSKRVKPWRDDVKNAAERFIESQRVRGLHWTPLDEPLAVSMVFTLPKPASAPKQRRTWPMRLPDLSKLIRSTEDALTDAGIWRDDARVVECTARKVYPGEDESALASPGVVVRIRSLAVDLETTPTRPHRDEPALDRRLHPRTNPAA; encoded by the coding sequence GTGACCGCCCCGCTGCTCACCATCACCGCCTACGGCCTCCCCGCACCCCAAGGCAGCAAACGCCACATCGGACGCGGCGTCATGATCGAATCTTCCAAGCGGGTCAAGCCCTGGCGCGACGACGTCAAGAACGCCGCCGAACGTTTCATCGAAAGCCAACGCGTCCGCGGGCTCCACTGGACCCCGCTGGACGAGCCTCTCGCCGTGTCGATGGTGTTCACCCTGCCCAAGCCGGCCAGCGCGCCAAAGCAGCGCCGTACGTGGCCGATGCGGTTGCCGGACCTGTCGAAGCTGATCCGCTCTACCGAGGACGCTCTCACCGACGCCGGCATCTGGCGTGACGACGCCCGAGTGGTCGAGTGCACCGCTCGGAAGGTCTACCCCGGCGAGGACGAATCGGCGCTCGCCTCGCCTGGCGTGGTGGTCCGCATCCGGTCATTGGCGGTCGATCTCGAAACCACGCCGACCCGCCCACACCGTGACGAGCCCGCGCTCGACCGCCGACTCCACCCCCGCACCAACCCCGCCGCCTGA
- a CDS encoding HNH endonuclease signature motif containing protein — translation MSQSWSGGSTTRWRTLRARVLRLDLPPTRRPRCAIGYPRICTDEATCVDHIVPLHMGGAKYDEANCRPACQPCNLARPRREQTTVAHEPPPKRVSTW, via the coding sequence ATGAGCCAGTCATGGAGCGGAGGCAGCACCACCAGATGGCGCACACTACGCGCCCGCGTCCTCCGCCTCGACCTGCCTCCAACCCGCCGCCCCCGCTGCGCCATCGGCTACCCGCGCATCTGCACGGATGAGGCCACCTGCGTCGACCACATCGTCCCCCTGCACATGGGCGGCGCCAAGTACGACGAGGCCAACTGCCGGCCCGCGTGCCAGCCATGCAACCTGGCGCGGCCCCGGCGGGAGCAGACCACGGTCGCCCACGAGCCGCCACCGAAACGCGTATCCACGTGGTAG
- a CDS encoding terminase large subunit: MELTPDTSYGYDLIDFAADIGWPLDPWQQWLAIHMGELLPDGRPRFRVVLALVARQNGKTLLCRVLTLYWMFIETVPLIIGTSTSRDTAKVSWREVIEMAESIDTLKAELPTPCTRETIGEEAFFNIHGSRYRFAAPNRRAGRSLTVHRLILDELREHRDWDTYNAAVKAMTAVADAQAVAITNQGDAGSVVLDSLRESALEYIETGVGDPRLGLFEWSAPSGSDSTDPHAIAHANPNLGDRVQLDSIIGDAMRAKRAGGLELAGYKTETLCMRVTNLDSAIDEDAWRDCGTDTPVDLAAHRQRVALCLDVALDSSHATLAAAATIDGVTHVEVVRVWQGHGCTQALRHDLPGLVDRIRPRTVGWFPAGPAAAVAASVRSKTGSRSWAPRRTQVAELTAEVTAVCMGLAEQVQSREIRHPRDDMLTAHVEQTQKLKRGDAWTFTRRGSAPIDAAYALAGAVHLARTLPAAPPPLTVA, from the coding sequence GTGGAGCTGACGCCTGACACCAGCTACGGCTACGACCTCATCGACTTCGCCGCGGACATCGGCTGGCCCCTCGACCCGTGGCAGCAATGGCTCGCCATCCACATGGGCGAGCTACTCCCCGACGGACGGCCACGGTTCCGGGTGGTCCTCGCGCTGGTGGCCCGCCAGAACGGCAAAACCCTGCTGTGCCGGGTCCTGACCCTCTACTGGATGTTCATCGAAACCGTCCCGCTGATCATCGGCACCAGCACATCCCGCGACACCGCCAAGGTGAGTTGGCGTGAGGTCATCGAGATGGCCGAGAGCATCGACACCCTCAAAGCCGAACTGCCCACGCCCTGCACCCGCGAAACCATCGGCGAAGAGGCGTTCTTCAACATCCACGGCAGCCGCTACCGGTTCGCCGCCCCCAACCGCCGCGCCGGTCGATCCCTCACCGTGCACCGGCTCATCCTCGACGAGCTGCGCGAGCACAGGGACTGGGACACCTACAACGCCGCCGTCAAAGCCATGACCGCCGTCGCCGACGCCCAAGCCGTGGCCATCACCAACCAAGGCGACGCCGGCAGCGTCGTCCTGGACAGCCTCCGCGAATCCGCCCTCGAGTACATCGAGACCGGAGTCGGAGACCCAAGGTTGGGGCTGTTCGAATGGTCCGCCCCGAGCGGCAGCGACTCCACCGACCCGCACGCGATCGCCCACGCAAACCCCAACCTCGGTGACCGCGTACAACTGGACAGCATCATCGGCGACGCCATGCGCGCCAAACGCGCCGGCGGCCTCGAACTGGCCGGCTACAAAACCGAAACCCTGTGCATGCGGGTGACCAACCTCGACTCCGCAATCGACGAGGACGCCTGGCGAGACTGCGGCACCGACACACCCGTCGACCTGGCGGCCCACCGGCAGCGCGTCGCCCTGTGCCTCGACGTAGCCCTAGACAGCTCACACGCCACCCTCGCCGCGGCGGCCACCATCGACGGCGTCACCCACGTAGAGGTCGTGCGGGTGTGGCAAGGCCACGGCTGCACCCAAGCACTACGCCACGACCTACCCGGTCTCGTCGACCGCATCCGACCCCGGACGGTCGGCTGGTTCCCGGCAGGCCCCGCCGCCGCCGTAGCGGCCAGCGTCCGCAGCAAGACCGGCAGCCGATCATGGGCGCCGAGACGCACCCAGGTCGCCGAACTCACCGCCGAGGTCACCGCCGTCTGCATGGGACTCGCCGAACAGGTCCAATCCAGAGAGATCCGACACCCACGCGATGACATGCTCACCGCCCACGTCGAGCAGACCCAGAAGCTCAAACGCGGCGACGCGTGGACCTTCACCCGCCGCGGCTCAGCGCCGATCGACGCCGCCTACGCGCTCGCCGGAGCCGTCCACCTCGCCCGAACCCTCCCGGCCGCCCCACCACCGCTGACCGTCGCCTGA
- a CDS encoding phage portal protein, whose product MSLPDSIVAAMLGAGNYSGASVTESTALGLSAVYRAVSLISGTIAQLPLRTLRMRAGRLDRVGSVFDDPQAGSGLTPFEWVETIMLHLLLHGNAYLAHVYNGAGALYALMPQHPLCVEPYWPSPDDRVLPVGGRWYRVTDMWGRQSVHDARTLTHISAQSPDGLKGLGPLTIARNSFGTAIAGDRAAAKLFASGALISGLVTPEDDLDGDDAKTIKTELTASIGGWENAGSIAVVNRRLKFSPWTMSATDAQFLQSRQFSVEEVARWFGVPPHLLMQTERQTSWGTGVAEQNRGLGRFTLSPWTVRVEQRLSRLLGAQRWVEFDFAGLERPNVETEIDLIIKQMQAGLITRNEARALRNLAPIDGEDTPDDESETDGEPV is encoded by the coding sequence GTGTCGTTGCCTGATTCGATAGTCGCGGCGATGCTCGGCGCCGGTAACTACTCCGGCGCGTCGGTGACCGAGTCCACGGCCCTCGGTCTGTCGGCCGTGTACCGGGCGGTGTCGCTGATCTCCGGGACGATCGCCCAGCTGCCGCTGCGGACGCTGCGGATGCGCGCCGGCCGCCTGGACCGGGTGGGCAGCGTGTTCGACGACCCGCAGGCGGGTTCCGGCCTGACCCCGTTCGAGTGGGTCGAAACGATCATGTTGCACCTGTTGTTGCACGGCAACGCCTACCTGGCGCACGTCTACAACGGCGCGGGCGCGCTGTACGCGCTGATGCCGCAGCACCCGCTGTGTGTCGAGCCGTACTGGCCGAGCCCGGACGACCGGGTGCTGCCGGTCGGGGGCCGCTGGTACCGGGTGACGGACATGTGGGGCCGGCAAAGCGTGCACGACGCGCGGACTCTGACGCACATCTCGGCGCAGAGCCCCGACGGGCTCAAGGGTCTGGGGCCGTTGACGATCGCCCGGAACAGTTTCGGGACCGCGATCGCCGGTGACCGGGCCGCCGCGAAACTGTTCGCGTCCGGGGCGCTGATCAGTGGGCTGGTCACCCCGGAGGACGACCTCGACGGCGACGACGCCAAGACCATCAAAACGGAGCTGACGGCGTCGATCGGCGGGTGGGAGAACGCCGGGTCGATCGCGGTGGTCAACCGCCGGCTGAAGTTCTCCCCGTGGACCATGTCCGCCACTGACGCCCAGTTCCTGCAGTCACGTCAGTTCAGCGTCGAGGAGGTCGCGCGATGGTTCGGTGTGCCCCCGCACCTGCTCATGCAGACGGAGAGGCAGACCTCGTGGGGGACGGGGGTAGCCGAGCAGAACCGGGGTTTGGGGCGGTTCACGTTGTCGCCGTGGACGGTCCGTGTCGAGCAACGACTGTCGCGCCTGCTCGGTGCCCAGCGGTGGGTCGAGTTCGACTTCGCGGGCCTGGAGAGGCCCAACGTGGAGACCGAAATCGATCTGATCATCAAGCAAATGCAAGCCGGTTTGATCACCCGTAACGAGGCGCGGGCGTTACGTAACCTCGCCCCGATCGACGGAGAGGACACCCCCGATGACGAGTCCGAAACCGACGGCGAGCCTGTCTGA